TACACCAATGTGCTCTATATCGAATTCCTTCCCATTGTGGCGGAACGTTACAAGCACGGCGTGCGTCTTCCCGGTCCTCTTTCCGTCTTGAACGGCGTTTTGGAAAAATTTCTTCAAGTGGCGGATCGAACACTTGATCGTGTCATGTGGGTGTTCATTCTCGCAGGTGTGGTCCTTTCTTGCATGCATCAGTCCGGTCTGGGGTCCCTCATGCTCATTGCTCCCACCAAGTTGCACGCCCTATGGTATACGCCCATCTTGCCACTGTTGTTTCTCATTTCGGCGGTGGCCGTGGGATTTCCCATGGTGATATTTGAAAACGTGCTGGCCTCGGCATCCCTGCCCATAGAAGACGAGACACCCGTGTTATCCCAGCTCAGCCGATACACCTTCCTGTTTATTGGAATTTATGGTGTCCTCAAGATCGGGGACCTTCTTGTGCGTGGAACGTACCGCTTTCTTTTTGAAGCCAGTGCGCAGAGCTTTTCTTTTCTGGTGGAAATAGTGGTGGGGGTTTTTCTACCTTTTGTTTTGCTGGGAATGCCGACGGTTCGGCGATCTCGAAGAGGGCTTTTTATCAGTGCGTGCCTCATCATTGCCGGTGTTGTTCTCAATCGCCTTAATGTGTTTCTCGTGGGCTACAGGTCTCCCTATGCGGTCGTAGGTTACTGGCCGTCCATTGGGGAACTGGCGGTGACGACGGCGCTCACGGCGGCCATCGTGTTTTTGTATCGGGTACTGGTGACCTATCTTCCCGTGTTGCCGCCTCGAATCCCAAGCCATGGAACATCGCTGGGCGTAACACACTCCGTGCCAGGGAGGGCTGAGTCATGACAAGACGATCCTCGGGAGGCCTGAAAAAGACCCTCGTCTTGCACCGTTTTTCGATTGGCCCGCGGCGCCTCATCGGATTTGTGGGAGTGGCTTTGCTTGCGATGGGTCTTTTGCTTTTCTCCAATCTTCAAAACCTTATCGGGGCGGAAGCTCCCAAGGGTCCTCCACCGCCGCCCAAGGCCGTGTTTGAAGACGGCTCGCCGTGGCGGGCCGTGGATCTGGAAGAAGCCCTCAAGAGAGCAAGCGAAACTGTGCCTTTGGTTAAGGAAGTTGTCAAGGAGACGCCCGTAGAGCGAAAGAGGCGCTTAGGGGATGCCTTTCCCAAACTGACGGACCTCACCATCGATTACATGGTGCTCAAGAGCCCGATGATTGAGGCCGAAGAAAATCATTACGGCTATGTGCGTTTCATGCACAAGAAACATGCGGTGGTGGTGGGCGACTGCACGGTGTGTCACCATTACCGGCCAAAGGATCCAGCGGCCAAAGAGACCACGCGATGTTCCGCCTGCCATCAAAAAGCTTTTCAGGCGGGCATGCCCGAGCGCCCCGGCCTGAAAGCCGCTTACCATCTCCAATGCGTGGGATGCCATATGGAAAGGGATAAGGGGCCCGTGGGCTGCACGGAGTGCCACGCCAAGAATGTCCCCGACCATTCCACCTTGGTGAAACTGCCGCCCCATCCCGAACCCATGGACGTCACCAAGGAATGTTTGAGGTGCCATGCCAAAGCGGGGGAAGATATGCTTGCCAGTACTCACTGGCTGTTGCGAGGTCCCTCTCCGTACACTGAAGGTCATGAAAAGGATGTGTCGTTGGGCAAGGCAGCAAAAACGGTGAACAACTTCTGCATTGCTCTGCCTTCCAATTGGCCTCGGTGCACAAGTTGTCATGCCGGCTATGGATGGAAAGACGCGAACTTTGATTTTACTGACAGAACACGCATCGATTGTCTTGTGTGCCACGACGCGACCGGCACTTATGCCAAGATTCCCACGGGCGCGGGTATGCCCTACAAGGAATTGGACCTGAGAAAAATCGCGCAAAATGTCGGCCGGCCCACTCGAAAGAACTGCGGTGATTGCCATTTTTCAGGAGGCGGTGGCGATGCGGTCAAGCACGGAGATATGAACAGCATCCTCTACTACCCTTCCCGCAATTGTGACGTGCACATGGGGGGTATGGATTTTCAGTGTGTAGACTGCCACAAGACGCGAAATCACAAGATTTCCGGCCGAAGCACTTCCGTTCCGGTGGTCGAAGGAAGCCATTCGTGCGAAACGTGCCATACGGCGCAGCCCCACGGGGATGCCTCTAACGTCTTGAATCATCATCTGAACCGGCACACCGAACATGTGGCGTGCGTCACATGCCATAGCCCCATTTACGCCAAGTGCAAGGCGACCAAAGTGTTTTGGGATTGGTCCAAGGCCGGTGATAAAAAAAGAAAACCCAAAAAAGACAAGTACGGCATGCCCGATTATTCGTGGCAAAAGGGAGAATTTATCTGGAAGGAAAGTGCTAAGCCTGAATACTACTGGTACAACGGCAAAGTGCGCCGTTATGTGCTTGGGGATCGTTTTGAACCCAACGGCCCGGTCAAGCTCACGGAACCCGTCGGAGATATTCA
The Desulfosoma caldarium genome window above contains:
- the nrfD gene encoding NrfD/PsrC family molybdoenzyme membrane anchor subunit, encoding MSERHRAAPLAVPLWTPGVLVLVALMIPGFVFVVARFVGGLGAVTNLSQTSPWGIWVAIDVATGVALAAGGFTTAALAHVFGRQAYETITRPALLTAMLGYTFVPIALMIDIGRYWAIWHPIIYWQGNSVLFEVAMCVVIYTNVLYIEFLPIVAERYKHGVRLPGPLSVLNGVLEKFLQVADRTLDRVMWVFILAGVVLSCMHQSGLGSLMLIAPTKLHALWYTPILPLLFLISAVAVGFPMVIFENVLASASLPIEDETPVLSQLSRYTFLFIGIYGVLKIGDLLVRGTYRFLFEASAQSFSFLVEIVVGVFLPFVLLGMPTVRRSRRGLFISACLIIAGVVLNRLNVFLVGYRSPYAVVGYWPSIGELAVTTALTAAIVFLYRVLVTYLPVLPPRIPSHGTSLGVTHSVPGRAES
- a CDS encoding tetrathionate reductase family octaheme c-type cytochrome — protein: MTRRSSGGLKKTLVLHRFSIGPRRLIGFVGVALLAMGLLLFSNLQNLIGAEAPKGPPPPPKAVFEDGSPWRAVDLEEALKRASETVPLVKEVVKETPVERKRRLGDAFPKLTDLTIDYMVLKSPMIEAEENHYGYVRFMHKKHAVVVGDCTVCHHYRPKDPAAKETTRCSACHQKAFQAGMPERPGLKAAYHLQCVGCHMERDKGPVGCTECHAKNVPDHSTLVKLPPHPEPMDVTKECLRCHAKAGEDMLASTHWLLRGPSPYTEGHEKDVSLGKAAKTVNNFCIALPSNWPRCTSCHAGYGWKDANFDFTDRTRIDCLVCHDATGTYAKIPTGAGMPYKELDLRKIAQNVGRPTRKNCGDCHFSGGGGDAVKHGDMNSILYYPSRNCDVHMGGMDFQCVDCHKTRNHKISGRSTSVPVVEGSHSCETCHTAQPHGDASNVLNHHLNRHTEHVACVTCHSPIYAKCKATKVFWDWSKAGDKKRKPKKDKYGMPDYSWQKGEFIWKESAKPEYYWYNGKVRRYVLGDRFEPNGPVKLTEPVGDIQDPQAKIYAFKVMRGRQPADAQRNVIAVPHLFGEGGYWKTLDWKKSIENGMKAAGLAYSGTFKWVDTVMYWGLNHEITPKNRALSCVQCHESLRQEPYCGRCHQNTASIDFKALAYRGIDFQQLYYAGRDTLELLNVTDYIGFQSLGYKGDPIVYGGRFKQLPLGQGPSLPKNP